Proteins encoded by one window of Teretinema zuelzerae:
- the fusA gene encoding elongation factor G has translation MLDKMRNIGIMAHIDAGKTTTSERILFYTGKIHRIGEIDDGDATMDWMAQEQERGITIQSAATTTWWRDHQINLIDTPGHVDFTAEVERSLRVLDGAVAVLCAVGGVQPQTETVWRQADQYKVPRICFVNKMDRIGADFFGAMKDVHDKFGAVCVPLQIPIGQGSDFEGVIDLLEMKEIRWDASTEGEKMDVAPVADSRLAEAQEWREKLLDAVSSASDEITELILEGVDIPSDLMRREIRRATIAREFIPFVCGASRRNQGIQPLIDAVVDYLPAPHEVPAAIGFHTKKEEDVPVPCKTDGVPLGLVFKIQYDREAGALCYVRMYSGKIKPGDQVYNVGKKKRERVNRVLRMHSNKSDPMDAVEAGDIAVFIGLKTAQTGDTIGSEGVPVLLEKMHFPEPVISVSIEPKTMSERDKLKDTLEILSREDPTFTSREDAETGQLIISGMGELHIDVLVTRMIDDFKVQARVGNPQVTYRESVTAVVEHTEKFDRNLGGKENTAGVTLRVEPLPRGSGNRYSCAVKKSHVPEEIFDAVEQAVSGAFASGIQFGYPCVDVGVTLTAIDYSELTSTPFAFTSAANLGFDEACRKASPELLEPIMNVDILCPKDFVGEAMSQITQRGGMISSLDSKPSIEVVHAQAPMAKMFGFSTSLRSVTQGRASFGMTFSHYEVKKGGLGGF, from the coding sequence ATGCTGGATAAAATGCGAAATATCGGGATTATGGCCCACATAGACGCCGGAAAAACGACGACTTCTGAGCGAATCCTTTTTTATACCGGAAAGATTCACCGCATCGGAGAAATAGACGACGGCGACGCGACCATGGACTGGATGGCCCAGGAACAGGAGCGCGGAATCACCATTCAAAGCGCGGCGACCACCACCTGGTGGCGCGACCATCAGATAAACCTCATCGATACTCCAGGACACGTCGATTTTACCGCGGAAGTGGAGCGTTCGCTTCGCGTTCTCGACGGAGCGGTCGCGGTTCTCTGCGCGGTAGGCGGCGTTCAGCCCCAGACCGAAACCGTCTGGCGCCAGGCAGACCAATACAAGGTTCCCCGGATTTGCTTCGTGAACAAGATGGACCGGATCGGGGCCGATTTTTTCGGCGCGATGAAGGATGTACACGATAAATTCGGCGCCGTTTGCGTGCCGCTTCAGATCCCGATCGGGCAGGGAAGCGACTTCGAAGGCGTGATCGATCTTCTTGAAATGAAGGAAATCCGCTGGGACGCTTCCACCGAGGGCGAAAAAATGGATGTCGCTCCCGTTGCGGATTCCCGCCTCGCCGAGGCGCAGGAGTGGAGGGAGAAGCTGCTCGACGCGGTGTCTTCCGCGTCCGACGAGATTACCGAGTTGATTCTCGAGGGCGTCGATATTCCTTCTGATCTGATGCGCAGGGAAATCCGCCGCGCTACTATCGCCCGAGAGTTCATCCCGTTCGTGTGCGGGGCTTCCCGGCGGAATCAGGGGATTCAGCCGCTCATCGATGCGGTGGTGGACTATCTCCCCGCTCCGCATGAAGTTCCGGCGGCGATCGGTTTCCACACGAAAAAGGAAGAGGACGTTCCCGTACCCTGCAAGACGGACGGGGTGCCGCTCGGCCTTGTGTTCAAGATTCAATACGACCGGGAAGCCGGCGCCCTCTGCTATGTGCGCATGTATTCCGGAAAGATAAAGCCCGGCGATCAGGTCTACAACGTGGGCAAGAAAAAGCGCGAGCGCGTGAACCGCGTGCTGCGCATGCACTCGAATAAATCCGATCCGATGGACGCGGTGGAAGCCGGCGACATCGCGGTGTTCATCGGCTTGAAAACCGCGCAAACCGGCGATACGATCGGCAGCGAGGGAGTGCCCGTACTGCTGGAGAAGATGCATTTTCCGGAGCCGGTTATCTCGGTTTCCATCGAACCGAAGACCATGAGCGAGCGGGATAAGCTCAAGGATACCCTTGAGATTCTGTCCCGGGAGGATCCGACCTTTACCAGCCGCGAAGACGCCGAGACCGGACAGCTCATCATTTCCGGAATGGGCGAGCTTCATATAGACGTGCTGGTGACGCGGATGATAGACGACTTCAAAGTGCAGGCCAGGGTGGGAAACCCCCAGGTAACCTACCGCGAGTCGGTAACCGCGGTTGTCGAACACACGGAGAAATTCGATCGCAATCTCGGCGGGAAGGAAAACACCGCGGGCGTTACGCTGCGCGTAGAACCGCTGCCGAGGGGAAGCGGGAACCGGTACAGCTGCGCGGTCAAGAAGTCCCATGTTCCCGAGGAGATCTTCGACGCGGTTGAACAGGCGGTCTCCGGAGCGTTCGCTTCGGGAATACAATTCGGCTATCCGTGCGTGGACGTGGGCGTGACGCTGACGGCAATCGACTACAGCGAGCTCACCTCGACCCCGTTCGCCTTCACCTCCGCCGCGAATCTCGGCTTCGACGAGGCGTGCAGGAAGGCGAGCCCCGAGCTTCTCGAGCCGATCATGAACGTCGATATCCTGTGTCCGAAGGATTTCGTCGGCGAGGCGATGAGCCAGATCACCCAGCGCGGCGGCATGATTTCCAGTTTGGATTCAAAGCCTTCGATCGAGGTTGTTCATGCGCAGGCTCCGATGGCGAAGATGTTCGGCTTTTCAACGTCGCTCCGCTCTGTTACGCAGGGCCGCGCTTCGTTCGGCATGACCTTCTCTCACTATGAGGTGAAAAAAGGCGGTCTGGGCGGATTCTGA
- a CDS encoding response regulator, producing MKTYRKILIVDDSPTSRMIIQRCFEMIGAEAGEYLYAENGIEGLTIAGDEKEIDLVFSDINMPKMDGKTFIKLLRNKPETANIPVIITSSIADSVAEAELKELSISGYIKKPVSPEKIMHILGGVDVRS from the coding sequence ATGAAGACATATCGAAAAATATTGATAGTGGACGACTCCCCGACCTCGCGCATGATCATACAAAGATGCTTCGAGATGATAGGCGCTGAAGCCGGCGAATATCTCTACGCGGAAAACGGAATCGAAGGACTCACCATCGCCGGAGACGAAAAGGAAATAGACCTTGTCTTTTCCGACATCAATATGCCGAAAATGGACGGAAAAACATTCATCAAGCTGCTGCGCAACAAACCGGAAACGGCGAACATTCCGGTAATCATCACGTCGAGCATCGCGGACAGCGTCGCAGAAGCGGAATTGAAGGAGCTTTCAATTTCCGGATACATCAAAAAACCTGTTTCGCCGGAAAAAATAATGCATATTCTGGGAGGCGTCGATGTGCGATCCTGA
- the lon gene encoding endopeptidase La, whose amino-acid sequence MADQTIVPIEQLLPNKLFLIPLMGRPIFPGIFTPVMVNNQDDVKMVEEAYAGDGFLGICMLETENDPHGVSDLYKVGTVARIIKKINLPDGGLNVFISTLKRFKVRKIVSERSPLLAIVDYLDDTEDDTFEVKALTRALIGEMKEISENNPLFSEEMRLNMINIDHPGKIADFIASILNIEKQDQQRILEMQNVRQRMEQVLVFIKKEQELLRVQKKIQSEINNRIEKTQRDYFLREELKAIKEELGMTTDAKSSDYQKFKEKIEAFDFQGEIKEAVDAEMEKFALMDSNSGEYIVTRNYLETIVNLPWKDPDPESWDLKEARGILDGDHYGLEDVKKRIIEYLAVRKLRRDTKGSIILLVGPPGVGKTSVGKSIARAMNKPFFRFSVGGMRDEAEIKGHRRTYIGAMPGKIIQGLKIVKTKSPVFMIDEVDKMGSSYQGDPSSALLEVLDPEQNVSFRDHYLDLPYDLSNILFILTANTLDSIPGPLMDRAEVIQLSGYIDTEKLEIAKKYLVPRSLEKNGLKKNQVKYSNDSLLFIANGYAREAGVRNFEKNLDKIHRKFATEIVFGEKTEKDKFAPDQELIEKFLGKPIFREDGGKKADIPGTAMGLAWTSMGGDTLIIEAIANAGKEGFSLTGQMGDVMKESASIAWSWMKRYAIAEEIVTPEWYEKHLVHLHIPEGATPKDGPSAGITMAIALLSLLKDKPLRSSLAMTGELSLTGQVLPIGGLKEKTIAARRNGIKDIIIPHQNIRDLDDIPEHIRKGISFHPVQRMEEVIDIAFSRGKIQPKLKDE is encoded by the coding sequence ATGGCAGATCAAACCATAGTACCTATCGAACAATTGCTCCCGAACAAACTGTTTCTTATTCCCTTGATGGGAAGGCCAATATTTCCCGGCATATTTACGCCTGTAATGGTTAACAACCAGGATGACGTAAAGATGGTCGAAGAAGCATACGCAGGCGACGGTTTCTTGGGCATTTGCATGCTGGAGACCGAGAACGACCCTCACGGCGTTTCGGACCTGTACAAGGTCGGAACGGTAGCCCGAATAATAAAAAAAATCAATTTGCCTGACGGCGGGTTGAATGTCTTCATTTCCACCCTGAAGCGCTTCAAGGTTCGGAAGATCGTCAGCGAGCGCTCTCCGTTGCTGGCCATTGTCGATTATCTCGACGATACCGAAGACGACACCTTCGAGGTGAAGGCTCTTACGCGAGCGTTGATCGGAGAGATGAAGGAAATCTCGGAGAACAATCCGCTTTTCTCCGAAGAAATGCGGCTCAACATGATCAACATCGATCATCCGGGGAAGATAGCAGATTTTATAGCCAGCATCCTTAATATTGAAAAACAGGACCAGCAGCGAATCCTCGAGATGCAGAACGTTCGCCAGCGCATGGAGCAGGTTCTTGTCTTCATAAAAAAAGAGCAGGAGCTCCTGCGCGTACAAAAGAAAATTCAAAGCGAGATAAACAACCGTATAGAAAAAACCCAGCGGGATTACTTCCTTCGGGAAGAATTGAAGGCTATCAAAGAAGAACTGGGCATGACCACCGATGCCAAGAGTTCGGATTATCAGAAGTTCAAAGAGAAGATAGAAGCCTTCGACTTTCAGGGCGAGATAAAGGAAGCCGTCGACGCGGAGATGGAAAAATTCGCGCTGATGGATTCAAACTCCGGCGAGTACATCGTAACGCGAAATTATCTTGAAACCATCGTAAATCTGCCCTGGAAGGATCCAGACCCGGAATCCTGGGATTTAAAGGAAGCCCGGGGCATTCTCGACGGGGATCATTACGGTTTGGAAGACGTAAAAAAACGCATCATCGAGTATCTGGCGGTTCGGAAGCTGAGGCGCGACACCAAGGGTTCTATTATTCTTTTAGTGGGCCCGCCCGGCGTCGGCAAAACGAGCGTGGGGAAATCGATAGCCCGTGCGATGAACAAGCCCTTCTTCCGGTTCTCTGTCGGCGGCATGCGCGACGAAGCGGAGATCAAGGGGCATCGCAGGACGTACATCGGCGCGATGCCTGGAAAAATCATCCAGGGATTGAAGATCGTTAAAACGAAGTCCCCGGTCTTCATGATAGACGAAGTGGACAAGATGGGCTCCAGCTATCAGGGAGATCCCTCGAGCGCGCTTCTGGAGGTGCTCGACCCCGAACAGAATGTATCGTTCCGGGATCATTACCTTGATCTTCCCTACGATCTTTCGAACATCCTGTTCATCCTCACGGCGAATACCCTGGATTCGATTCCAGGTCCTCTGATGGACAGGGCGGAAGTTATTCAGCTTTCAGGCTATATCGATACGGAAAAGCTGGAAATCGCCAAGAAATATCTTGTTCCGAGAAGCCTTGAAAAGAACGGGCTTAAGAAGAACCAGGTGAAGTATTCCAACGATTCGCTTCTTTTCATCGCGAACGGTTATGCCCGCGAAGCAGGGGTGCGGAACTTTGAGAAGAATCTCGACAAGATTCACCGGAAGTTCGCAACCGAGATCGTGTTCGGCGAGAAGACAGAGAAGGACAAGTTCGCGCCTGATCAAGAGCTCATCGAGAAATTTCTGGGCAAGCCCATCTTCCGCGAGGACGGAGGAAAGAAGGCCGACATCCCGGGAACCGCGATGGGTCTTGCGTGGACGAGCATGGGAGGAGATACTCTCATCATCGAAGCGATAGCGAACGCCGGCAAGGAAGGATTCAGTTTGACCGGACAGATGGGAGACGTGATGAAAGAATCAGCGTCCATCGCCTGGTCCTGGATGAAGCGCTACGCGATTGCCGAAGAAATCGTAACTCCCGAATGGTACGAAAAACATCTCGTTCATCTGCATATACCCGAAGGCGCCACTCCGAAGGACGGCCCTTCCGCGGGAATCACCATGGCGATCGCGTTGCTGTCTCTTCTGAAAGACAAGCCGTTGCGCTCTTCACTCGCGATGACCGGCGAATTGTCGCTTACCGGACAGGTGTTGCCGATCGGCGGATTGAAGGAAAAGACTATCGCCGCCAGGAGAAACGGGATTAAGGACATCATCATTCCCCATCAGAATATCAGGGACCTCGACGATATACCCGAACATATCAGAAAGGGAATTTCCTTCCATCCCGTGCAACGAATGGAAGAGGTTATCGACATCGCGTTTTCACGGGGAAAGATTCAGCCCAAGTTGAAGGACGAATGA
- a CDS encoding response regulator yields the protein MKFLSVDDSATMRKIISLALKGAGHTVEEAENGKMALDALKAGPVDCILLDINMPEMNGIEFLRARKAMPAIANIPVFVLTTQDEDALKQEALSLGAKGFIIKPFQKDTLLAAINSGI from the coding sequence ATGAAGTTTCTTTCAGTCGACGATTCCGCGACTATGAGAAAAATTATTTCTCTCGCGCTGAAGGGGGCAGGCCATACCGTCGAGGAGGCCGAGAACGGTAAAATGGCTTTGGACGCGTTGAAGGCAGGGCCGGTGGATTGCATCCTGCTGGATATCAATATGCCCGAGATGAACGGCATCGAATTCCTCCGTGCCAGAAAAGCGATGCCTGCCATAGCGAATATTCCGGTATTCGTTCTGACGACGCAGGACGAGGACGCGTTGAAGCAGGAAGCCTTGTCGCTGGGTGCGAAGGGCTTCATCATAAAACCGTTTCAGAAAGACACGCTTCTTGCCGCGATTAATAGCGGTATCTGA
- a CDS encoding chemotaxis protein CheX — protein sequence MCDPDETTKITTILKEAVSSVFAEVAFIDVEKPRSVEAQEADLETAGKTDLLCAAIDVLSPLSYRLEIRVGKKLLDKIVENLFPEGDLESRKKNAEDSLLEMLNIIAGNFISAFFGAGSETQLELPRYLYFSEKEGGTPVCGLSLDAEGEPVEVFLYSVRYRY from the coding sequence ATGTGCGATCCTGATGAAACGACCAAAATTACAACCATTTTGAAAGAGGCTGTATCTTCGGTTTTCGCCGAAGTGGCCTTCATCGATGTAGAAAAACCGCGATCCGTCGAAGCGCAGGAAGCAGACCTTGAAACTGCGGGAAAAACCGATTTGTTATGCGCGGCGATAGACGTTCTTTCTCCGCTTTCCTATCGACTGGAAATACGCGTCGGGAAAAAACTTCTGGATAAAATCGTCGAGAATTTGTTTCCCGAAGGGGACCTGGAAAGCAGAAAAAAGAACGCGGAAGACTCGCTCTTGGAAATGCTTAACATCATTGCCGGAAATTTCATCTCGGCGTTTTTCGGCGCGGGCAGCGAAACTCAGCTCGAGCTTCCCCGGTACCTGTATTTCTCAGAAAAAGAAGGCGGAACGCCGGTGTGCGGGCTCTCCCTCGACGCCGAAGGAGAACCCGTCGAAGTGTTTCTGTATTCCGTCAGATACCGCTATTAA
- a CDS encoding protein-glutamate methylesterase/protein-glutamine glutaminase codes for MSKKIKVLVVDDSAIAREMLVRGLSRKPDIEIIAQAGDAYEARDHIVLSAPDVMTLDVEMPRMDGIEFLKRLLPQYPIPVVVVSALTAEGSKKALEAMQAGAMGVVAKPRGRTPGDLERMIEELAEQIREASIADIGKQTKREEFPKSTSPLRSPPPGKSGTSGSKDNRDRMIAIGASTGGTVILNYLVSRFPQDMPGTVIVQHMPPVFTRLFAESLNRESKVEVREAADGDEIRQGLVLVAPGDFQLKVVKKGKGWAVSIAPGDKVSGHRPSVDVLFSSVAEAAGPNAAGLILTGMGRDGADGLLDMRRSGARCFAQNEESAVVFGMPREAAENGAAERLLSPEEMVPALYSDFRKPASAPQRTRR; via the coding sequence ATGAGCAAAAAGATTAAAGTTCTCGTAGTCGACGATTCAGCCATCGCTCGGGAAATGCTCGTACGCGGCTTGTCGCGAAAACCCGATATAGAAATAATCGCGCAGGCAGGAGACGCGTACGAGGCGAGAGACCATATAGTCCTGTCGGCGCCGGACGTCATGACGCTCGACGTAGAAATGCCGCGCATGGACGGCATCGAATTTCTGAAAAGGCTCCTCCCCCAGTATCCCATTCCGGTGGTAGTGGTCTCCGCCCTTACGGCGGAAGGCTCTAAAAAAGCCCTCGAGGCAATGCAGGCCGGAGCGATGGGAGTAGTGGCGAAACCGCGGGGAAGAACTCCCGGCGATTTAGAGCGCATGATAGAGGAACTCGCGGAACAGATCAGGGAAGCATCCATCGCAGACATCGGAAAACAAACGAAGCGCGAAGAATTTCCGAAATCTACTTCTCCGTTGCGTAGCCCTCCGCCCGGAAAAAGCGGAACTAGCGGATCAAAAGACAACCGGGACCGGATGATCGCAATCGGCGCTTCGACCGGAGGAACCGTCATACTCAACTACCTCGTATCGCGTTTTCCTCAAGACATGCCCGGAACCGTCATCGTTCAGCACATGCCCCCTGTTTTCACCAGGCTGTTCGCCGAATCCCTCAATAGAGAGTCGAAGGTGGAAGTACGCGAAGCGGCGGACGGAGACGAAATCAGGCAGGGGCTCGTTCTCGTCGCGCCCGGAGATTTTCAGCTCAAGGTCGTGAAAAAAGGCAAAGGCTGGGCTGTCTCGATCGCACCGGGCGATAAGGTATCGGGACATCGGCCTTCGGTCGACGTGCTGTTCTCGTCGGTTGCAGAAGCCGCCGGGCCGAACGCCGCAGGATTGATCCTTACGGGCATGGGCCGCGACGGAGCGGACGGTCTTTTGGATATGAGGCGCAGCGGAGCGCGCTGCTTTGCGCAAAACGAAGAAAGCGCCGTCGTATTCGGAATGCCCCGTGAAGCCGCGGAAAACGGAGCCGCGGAGCGCCTTCTCTCCCCCGAGGAAATGGTTCCCGCCCTCTATTCGGATTTTCGCAAACCTGCGTCCGCGCCGCAAAGGACCCGCCGTTGA
- a CDS encoding glycoside hydrolase family 3 N-terminal domain-containing protein, with the protein MKKLLKELTMSFQQRPWLNADIPLEERVTLLLSEMTVEEKTAQMVQLSYSIISPEEADRWARLGAGSFLHVLGDNARRLQKLATETRLGIPVIFGIDAIHGHGIHNGATVFPTQLALAASWNPELAERMGTVTAKEVAAEGLHWTFSPVFCLGRDPRWGRIDETFGEDPYLAGKMGAAAVRGYQGSDVSDPERIIACAKHYIAYGESTGGRDSYDAPVSMRSVRSTFLPPFAEALKAGALTVMAGYEPIDGLPCSAHTALLRDILKDELGLKGFVVTDWMNLTSLVSRHRLAENAEEASRIAVEAGNDMIMTSPEFFQATLNNLAAGKLDPALIDDSVRRILRVKFQAGLFDVAAKVKTLPIALDPDAGNSETVFGCPAHLEESLASARESMVLLKNNTIKGIESLPVRGPLATGRTGRVVRKIAVVGPNADSVRAQFGDWTFFTHPVPHLDAVPTFRVTTMLDGIRDLAKQEGAEVLFDKGCDIFDPEKNSIKKACAIAKKADIVFLAVGDTLIQTGEAHDRANLALSGAQDALAEALAAVCRKKGIPLVSLWVNGKPLEFARVADSSDAILETFNSGTLGGKAAAEILFGITEPKGRLPISFPRTTGQIPVYYNQLPGWHEGKYFDCDETPLYAFGEGLSYTSFRYDSVSLSSETIREGESITATVRLTNTGSRDGTETVQLYVTDRIASLVRPVRELKGFARAHVRAGESAEVSIQLDWTALTLVDQHGRTILEPGEFDIQAGHDSRAKSLVSAVLKAV; encoded by the coding sequence TTGAAGAAACTATTAAAGGAGCTCACCATGTCGTTCCAACAAAGACCCTGGCTCAATGCCGATATTCCCCTGGAAGAGCGGGTAACCCTGCTTCTTTCAGAAATGACCGTAGAAGAAAAAACCGCGCAGATGGTTCAGCTGAGCTACAGCATCATCTCCCCGGAGGAGGCGGATCGCTGGGCGCGACTCGGAGCGGGATCGTTTTTGCACGTACTGGGCGACAATGCCAGACGACTCCAGAAACTGGCGACTGAAACCCGGCTCGGCATCCCGGTTATTTTCGGAATCGACGCGATCCACGGACACGGAATCCATAACGGTGCGACGGTGTTCCCCACCCAGCTCGCCCTCGCCGCGAGCTGGAATCCCGAACTTGCCGAGCGAATGGGAACCGTTACAGCGAAAGAAGTCGCGGCCGAAGGCCTTCACTGGACCTTCTCTCCGGTATTCTGTCTCGGCCGTGATCCGCGCTGGGGCAGAATCGACGAAACATTCGGGGAAGACCCCTATCTGGCCGGTAAAATGGGAGCCGCCGCCGTGCGCGGCTATCAGGGATCGGACGTCAGCGATCCGGAACGCATCATCGCCTGCGCCAAGCACTATATCGCCTACGGAGAAAGCACCGGCGGCCGAGATTCCTACGACGCCCCGGTTTCGATGCGGTCGGTGAGGAGCACCTTCCTCCCTCCCTTCGCGGAAGCTCTCAAGGCCGGAGCCCTCACCGTCATGGCCGGATACGAGCCGATCGACGGACTTCCCTGTTCGGCGCATACAGCCCTCCTCCGCGATATACTGAAAGACGAGCTCGGCCTCAAGGGCTTCGTCGTCACCGATTGGATGAACCTCACCAGCCTCGTGAGCCGCCACCGTCTCGCGGAAAACGCGGAAGAAGCTTCGCGGATCGCAGTGGAAGCCGGGAACGACATGATCATGACGAGCCCGGAATTCTTCCAGGCGACTCTGAATAATCTCGCTGCCGGCAAACTGGACCCGGCCCTCATCGACGACTCGGTCAGGCGGATTCTCCGCGTCAAATTCCAGGCGGGCCTCTTCGACGTCGCCGCAAAGGTGAAAACCCTTCCCATTGCCCTGGATCCGGATGCAGGAAATTCGGAAACCGTATTCGGATGCCCGGCCCACCTCGAAGAAAGCCTCGCATCCGCCCGCGAATCGATGGTTCTTCTGAAAAATAATACAATAAAAGGAATCGAGTCCCTTCCGGTGCGGGGACCGCTCGCAACCGGCAGGACCGGCAGAGTAGTGCGTAAAATCGCTGTCGTCGGACCGAACGCTGATTCAGTGCGAGCTCAGTTCGGCGACTGGACCTTCTTCACCCATCCGGTTCCGCATCTGGATGCCGTCCCGACGTTCCGCGTCACCACGATGCTCGACGGCATCAGGGATCTTGCAAAACAAGAAGGAGCGGAGGTGCTATTCGATAAGGGATGCGACATCTTCGATCCGGAGAAGAACTCGATCAAAAAAGCCTGTGCCATTGCGAAGAAAGCGGACATCGTATTCCTCGCAGTAGGCGATACGCTCATCCAGACGGGAGAAGCCCACGATCGGGCGAATCTCGCTCTTTCCGGAGCCCAGGACGCGCTCGCGGAAGCACTTGCGGCCGTATGCCGAAAAAAAGGCATTCCGCTTGTGTCTCTCTGGGTAAACGGAAAGCCGCTGGAGTTCGCGCGAGTTGCCGACTCGTCCGACGCGATACTGGAAACATTCAACTCCGGAACCCTCGGAGGGAAGGCCGCCGCGGAAATCCTGTTCGGCATTACGGAACCGAAGGGCCGGCTGCCCATATCCTTCCCCCGGACGACAGGCCAGATACCCGTCTACTACAATCAACTGCCCGGCTGGCACGAGGGTAAATACTTCGACTGCGACGAAACCCCGCTTTACGCTTTCGGAGAAGGTCTTTCCTATACATCCTTCCGCTACGATTCGGTTTCGCTCTCGAGCGAAACAATCAGGGAAGGCGAAAGCATAACCGCAACCGTAAGGCTGACGAATACCGGTTCCCGCGACGGAACGGAAACCGTTCAGCTCTATGTTACCGACAGGATCGCAAGCTTGGTCCGCCCTGTCCGCGAACTCAAGGGGTTCGCCCGAGCCCATGTACGGGCGGGCGAAAGCGCAGAAGTTTCAATTCAGTTGGACTGGACCGCCCTCACGCTGGTGGATCAGCACGGGCGCACTATCCTCGAACCGGGCGAATTCGACATACAGGCCGGGCATGACTCCCGCGCAAAAAGCCTCGTCTCGGCGGTTCTCAAAGCAGTATGA
- a CDS encoding chemotaxis protein CheD, producing the protein MLTVGIGEWIVSKNPEDVIKTYALGSCVAVMIYDVKLAVGGMIHIALPEASIDIEKSKRQPGYFADTGLPLMIEEMKKLGCVRMSVRVKIAGGASVMDDRGFFDIGKRNLLAVKKILWKSSLGAVGEDTGGEISRTVSLRVCDGETILNSGQREWTI; encoded by the coding sequence ATGTTAACCGTCGGAATCGGAGAATGGATAGTCTCGAAAAATCCCGAAGACGTGATCAAGACGTACGCTCTCGGCTCCTGCGTCGCAGTCATGATTTACGACGTCAAGCTTGCGGTCGGCGGCATGATTCACATCGCGCTTCCTGAAGCCTCGATAGACATAGAAAAGTCCAAAAGACAGCCCGGCTATTTCGCCGACACAGGCCTGCCGCTCATGATAGAAGAAATGAAAAAGCTCGGATGCGTCCGCATGTCGGTTCGCGTCAAGATTGCGGGAGGGGCTTCGGTCATGGACGATCGGGGATTCTTCGACATAGGGAAGCGCAATTTGCTCGCAGTGAAAAAAATACTCTGGAAAAGCAGTCTGGGAGCGGTCGGAGAAGACACCGGAGGAGAGATCAGCCGCACGGTTTCGCTTCGCGTCTGCGACGGAGAAACGATTCTCAATTCAGGCCAGCGGGAATGGACTATTTAG
- a CDS encoding methyl-accepting chemotaxis protein, with protein sequence MNRQVIMMSIAAACSAASVLSSILLKAPAGSIAAASLSAIAGVSAVSALLFRSSSAPASEFAARGGDPESAGGVSGSSFAATAESAGAEQSGSSLMLAETSLKLKEAEKLLAVLSNRLLTDSLIFVPLADSIIRAVPSKTEEAAFAVLEKFMVVRNASSDAAEAARKLRVSLEDDSGESSLHRTAERSRLSVREERSVIQNLSRFLRENREHLTAMSAEIEGGLGLLSSITEITERSKLIAFNMSIEAARIGEKGRGFKVIITELHRLNEQTFEFSRKVAEMLGRFREYNELLCNNMEEKAGAVISQADKGMQATESAVESLIASANESVTLTKQVALMSESIDRDLDTVLEALQFQDITRQMIEGASDILSRLRETIDETLSHDPALIDRSRLQNTFSRIRDDLVKNAKTKGEKSALMEVHV encoded by the coding sequence ATGAATCGCCAAGTAATAATGATGTCGATCGCCGCTGCGTGTTCCGCGGCTTCAGTTCTCTCGTCAATTCTTTTAAAAGCGCCCGCGGGGTCTATCGCGGCGGCTTCTCTGTCCGCGATTGCGGGGGTATCCGCCGTTTCAGCCCTGTTGTTCAGATCCTCCTCCGCCCCTGCGAGCGAATTCGCCGCCCGCGGCGGAGATCCCGAATCGGCCGGAGGCGTTTCCGGTTCTTCTTTCGCAGCTACCGCGGAATCCGCCGGAGCGGAGCAATCCGGGTCCTCTCTTATGCTGGCTGAAACTTCGTTAAAATTGAAGGAAGCTGAAAAGCTTCTTGCGGTGTTGTCGAATCGTCTTCTCACCGATTCGCTTATTTTCGTGCCGCTTGCCGATTCCATCATCCGCGCGGTGCCTTCGAAAACCGAGGAGGCCGCCTTTGCGGTTCTAGAGAAATTCATGGTGGTAAGGAACGCTTCTTCCGACGCGGCCGAGGCGGCGCGGAAGCTTCGAGTTTCGCTCGAGGACGATTCCGGCGAGTCTTCTCTGCATAGAACCGCTGAACGGTCGAGGCTATCAGTCCGGGAAGAACGATCCGTCATTCAAAATCTTTCCCGCTTTCTCCGCGAGAACCGCGAGCACCTGACAGCGATGAGCGCGGAGATAGAAGGCGGTCTCGGCCTGTTATCGAGCATTACCGAAATCACCGAGCGGTCGAAACTGATAGCCTTCAACATGTCTATCGAGGCTGCCAGGATCGGCGAGAAGGGCAGGGGCTTCAAGGTTATTATTACGGAACTTCATCGACTGAACGAGCAGACCTTCGAGTTTTCCCGGAAGGTTGCCGAAATGCTCGGCCGCTTCCGCGAGTACAACGAGCTGTTGTGCAATAACATGGAAGAGAAGGCCGGCGCGGTAATCTCCCAGGCGGACAAGGGAATGCAGGCGACCGAGTCCGCGGTCGAATCGCTGATCGCTTCGGCCAACGAGTCGGTAACGCTGACGAAGCAGGTGGCTCTGATGTCGGAGTCGATAGACCGCGATCTCGACACGGTGCTGGAAGCTCTCCAATTCCAGGACATTACGCGGCAGATGATTGAAGGCGCAAGCGATATCCTGTCGCGTCTGCGAGAAACTATCGATGAAACGCTGTCTCACGATCCGGCTCTGATCGACAGAAGCCGGCTTCAAAATACGTTCTCCCGGATTCGGGACGACTTAGTAAAAAACGCTAAAACAAAGGGCGAAAAATCCGCGCTAATGGAGGTGCATGTATGA